Within Cellulophaga sp. L1A9, the genomic segment CCAAGTGAAAATAGATTTTCCATCTACAATACTTGATATGTCGTAGTCTTTTACAGAGTTAACAAACTTATCTTTATACCAACCAAAAGTTGTTAAGTATTCTCGACTATAAAAGTCAAACTCTTCACAAGTATAATCTGGTTCGGTATTGAGGTTGGTTAAAAATAAACAGGCATTTACAGAAACGTTAAATTCTTTTTTAGAGTCAATATTTAATTTTTCCGAATGTCTAATCTTAAAATTGTTTCTTTTTTGGTCTTGAATTAGGTTTTTTACAACTGAATTTTTTATTAAAAAAGCAAAAGTTCCATTATGATTTTCAAAACACTTGAGCATTATTAATGAAATATATTCTCCAATATCAAAATTACCTTTTCCGGTAATAGCCTCAAATCCACTATGGTTCTTAAAATTTGATTTTTCAGGAAGATTTTTTGAATCTATTGAACCAAGCTCCGAATTTGTAACCCAAGGTGGGTTGCCAATAACTAATGTTTTTAAATTAGATGTAGATTCTGCCAATTGATTATAATCAAACTCAAATACATTTCCGTGAATTATATCAATTTCAGGTTTGTTAGCATTTAAATTTAGTAGATAGTAATCGAGAATTTTAAATTTAGTTTCCCAAACATAAGGTTGATAAATTTCTACACCTACAATTTTTTTTAGCGAATTCGATTGTTTTATTGAGGCAAGAATAAAGTTTCCTTTTCCACAAGTTGGCTCTAAAACAAATTCAAAATCGTTGCGTTTCAAAAATGTATACTCGGCTACTTGTAAAGCTAAATTTTCGTTTGTTTGAAAATCTCCGTATTCCCTTCTGAAAGGCTCTGAAACAATGGAATTTTCTTCAGTAATATTTTCTAACAATTCTGTTGCTTCGTTTTGGGAAGTGAAAAAATTGTTAATTCCGCAAATCTTTCGTAATAATTCGTTTGAAGTATTATAATTTGATAAATATTCTACGTTTTCTTTAAAGAACTCTAATGCTAAATTGCTTATATTTATTTCATCATAAATCATATTCTAATATACTAAATATTATCAATTTTAACATCTAAAAGTCTTTAATCATTTCTCTAATCAATTCCATTTTTCTTGTTTCTTTGGCCATATATTTTTCGTAAGCTGTTCTCATTCCTTTAAAAAAAGCTTTTTTATCTTGGTTCAAATCAATTTTCAGGGGTCGCGGCATCTGTATTACTCCCCAACCTTGTGCCTCAATAGTAAGACAATCCCAACTGATATGTTCAATTGCTATTAGTCCAGAATCTTTTACAATTTGTAAGCCATTTGGGTTTTTATTATAATCTACAAAAATAAAATATAACTCATTTCCATCTTGTTGCATCCACTTAATTAGTCTTTTTGCAGAAATGATATTTGGTGAATAGTTGTTTTTAGCCAGATTGTTACTTTTAACGTTAACTGGTTTTTTAATATCATCATTGAGTAAAAAATCCCCTAATGATTTCCTTGTCCCTTTTGCACTTGCGTTATGTCTTTTTGCTATTTCAACTTCTATTGATCTGTAATCATCCATATTTTAATTGATAAATTGTCGTTTATAATTTAGCGGACGAATTTAATGTTAAAAATATACTTTAACAGTTATTTATCAATAATAATGGTTGATGGTTTTTTGGACAGTGTTGATGTTTTTTTGTATGACGCCCAACGATGGAGCTATGAACAGTACGGGAGCAAACTAGCATTTACTTTCCGCCACACACATAGCAAAATCTTTTTGTTTTGTTTTTTCTTTTATTGTTTAAAGCAAAATCCTAAAGATTTTGCGACATCATAAAAATACACAAACCTTTCGTTTAAGCCCGAAGCCCGTATTGTTTATAGGTTTTGTTGTGCCCAGTTATTTTAGCATCCTTTTCCATAATTCCATACATTAAGAGTTTCTTCTTCCGAAATAAGTTTAATCCAACCTGAATACGTTTTAATAACGAGATTATCTTCGCCAGAACAAGGATGTTTTCTATATATCGTAACTTTCACTTTACTCCATTTCCCTTTTTTTTCAGCTGTCAGTTTAATACCAAACAAGTCGCCTTTTAGCGTTGTTATTTTTTCAAAGTCAGTTGAAGGCCCTTTTCTTAAATTCAATCCTGGTTTATTTGCATACCATTCGGTGTCTTTCTTAATGGCATAATCCATCCAAGAAATTAATCTTAAATTTTTAGATTTTAGTTCTTCCGAATTAATCCAACATCCATTATTAAGCTTTACGAATCCAAATTTTGAGTCTACAAATACTAAAGCCATTACTTCATAACCAACCATTTCAAGGTTCTGATATTCCAATTCTTTTTCAATTCCATTTTTTTCAATAATAGCAGTATAAAATTCATTGTTATCATCTGCCTTTCCTAAATAGATTTGTCCTTGAGTTTTTCCATTAGGTTTGTCATAAATTTTAAGTCCAGAACTTGGAATATAAACACAACATAACTTAAACTCTTCATTTGGCATTATAAGTCCAGCTTTAAATTCTTGAGAAAAAATAGCGTTAGAACTAATTATAAAAAGTATTATTAATGGTAGGCTCTTCATTTTTTTTAATTGGGCACAACGGTTTAGCTATGAACAGTGCGGGAACAAACTAACGTTTGCTTTCCGCCACGCACATAGCGAAATCTTTTGGTTTTGTTTTTTCTTTTCCTTGTTTAAAGCAAAATCCCAAAGATTTTGCGGACTTCATAAAAATACGCAAACCATTGGTTTAAGCCCGAAGCCCGTATTGTTTATAGGTTTTGTTGTAACCAGTACTTATTCCGCTGCCTTTATTGTTCTATCTTTTTTGGTAACGTAAAATATAACGCTAGATGCAATCAGAATAGTTGTAGCAAGAAATAATTCAAAATAACCAAAATTCATTCTCGTAATTCCAAAGCTTGAAATTTCTATAGAATGAGTAAGAGTTATTAAACTATATATGGTTAAAAATTTAGCCACAATAATTGTAATTACTAAGATGGGAATATTTGTGAAATTGCGCATATTAAAATTTTCATTCTTGTATTTTTTATAGAATAGTGCAAACGGAAATATGCTTAGTGATATCAGTAAACCTATCGAAACCCAATTGTAATAAGAATCATTCAATCCCAATTTATCAACTAGTAATATTGAAGTGTTTGTTAATAATTCTGTGATTGTCATGAATGCAATAAACATTAAAATACCTTTAAGGTAGGGTAGAACCATACTTCTAAAGTATACTTTTTGGTTAACTTTACTAAATTCAGAAGTAAGTTGGTCTATTGAGCCAAGTCTTTGAATGGCTACTAAAAATGATTCTTCATCATTCAACCCAAGTTCTTTTAATCCTTGAATTTCATCTAATAGGTGGCTTTCTAGTTCATTGATGTTATCTCCTGTAAAATTAACTTTTTTAGATAGTTGAGATTTCCAGTTAATTATGCTTTTATCTATGCTAAACTCGGTTCTATTTTCCATAATTTTGATATGATTTTATTCATTTCTGCCCAATTTTCTTTTTCCTGAGACAGTTCTTTTTTGCCTGTTTTACTGATTTTATAGTATTTTCTTTTTCTGCTAGTTTCTCCAACTTTCCAATAGGATTCTATTAGACCCTTTTTTTCTAACTTGTGTAGTACCGGATACAAAGTTCCATCTCCGTATTCTATTCGTCCATTGGATATTTCTTTTACGCTTTGAATTATTTCATAGCCGTAAGATTCATTTTTAGAGAGTATTGAGAGAATAATTGGCATGGAAGAGGCGCCAATTAATTCTTTAGATAGTTTTTCCATTTGGATGTTTCTTTGAAAACAAATATACATAGAAGTTCGATGTATAAAAAGCAATACTATAATTTTTTTCAGTATGTCACGTCCTAAAATACGGCTACAGATTAATATTAGTTTTAAGCGGCATATTGATGCACGTAATTAGGTGTTTTATAATCTAAAGATAAATGTAATCTTTTTGAGTTGTATAATTTGATTGCATTTTTGGCTGCTTTTTTAGCATGGACCACACTGGTAAATGTTTGATCAAGATAGAATTCATCTTTTAGAATACCATTGACCCTTTCGGCTAGGGCGTTTTCATAGCAATGATTTTCTTCTGTCATACTGATTTTAATTTTCTTTCTTTTTAGTATTTGGGTATAGACGTTACTGCAATATTGAATACCTCTGTCCGAGTGATGAATAAGGTGATCAATGTTCTTAGCATTGTAAATAGCCTTATTTAAAGCTCTGACACACCCTTTTAGCTCTAGGCTATCACTTAGGTCGTATCCAACGATTTTACGGGAATACATGTCTGTAATCAATGCTAGGTAACAGAATCCTTTTATGGTTCTGATATAGGTAATATCGGATGCCCAAACCTGATTAGGTCTATTGATTTTCAAGTCTTTTATAATATTACCATACTTGTAAAACCGGTGATATGAATTGGTGGTTCTAGAGGAGTACTTCTTTCTTCTAATGAGCAATCGATTTTCTCTTAAGATACGGAACAGCTGGTCTCTACCTACTTTAAGGTGGTACTTATGAAACTCATCTTTTAATGATCTCATGAGTTTTCTGGTACCTTCTCGAGGTAGTGTTCTTCTGCTTTTTCGAACAAGTTCGAGTACATCTTGTTCTATCTGTTTTTTGATAACAAAACGTTTTTGGAATTTGTAATAGGCATCTCTTTTCAGATCAAAGGCATTACAGATAGTACCAATCGAATACAGTCTTTCATTACGGTTTATCGGTGCTACTTTCATCAAGGCTTTATGTTTAAGTTTTTTTTTAATTCTTCAACATCTCTATAGCCCAGGTTTTCGGCGGCTACCTCAAGATAGCTGTCGGTCACCAGTTTGTCTAGGTCCTTTTTAATAAGAAGGTCCTTAAGTTGTTTCAGCTCTTTTTGAAGGGCTTTGATACGGGAAAGTTCATCGTCTGTTTGCACGGTTACACGGGTGTTCATTAAATCTTTACGATCATACTTTTTGATCCATACATTTATAGTACTGGATTGTATACCGTAAGTTAATGCAATTTGTCTTTTGGAATGGTTTCCTTTGGTAAGTTCTGCCAAGACTTTGAGCTTAAAGCTCTCACTATAGCGTTTTACATATCCATCATTTTTATACATATACTTGAAGTGTTTTGTATACATATTTCAGGACGGGTCAGTATTGGTTACAACGTTAAGTATAAGAAACGTAGGGCAGGTGAAAAGCACTTT encodes:
- a CDS encoding IS3 family transposase, with amino-acid sequence MKVAPINRNERLYSIGTICNAFDLKRDAYYKFQKRFVIKKQIEQDVLELVRKSRRTLPREGTRKLMRSLKDEFHKYHLKVGRDQLFRILRENRLLIRRKKYSSRTTNSYHRFYKYGNIIKDLKINRPNQVWASDITYIRTIKGFCYLALITDMYSRKIVGYDLSDSLELKGCVRALNKAIYNAKNIDHLIHHSDRGIQYCSNVYTQILKRKKIKISMTEENHCYENALAERVNGILKDEFYLDQTFTSVVHAKKAAKNAIKLYNSKRLHLSLDYKTPNYVHQYAA
- a CDS encoding PadR family transcriptional regulator, whose translation is MEKLSKELIGASSMPIILSILSKNESYGYEIIQSVKEISNGRIEYGDGTLYPVLHKLEKKGLIESYWKVGETSRKRKYYKISKTGKKELSQEKENWAEMNKIISKLWKIEPSLA
- a CDS encoding permease prefix domain 1-containing protein, coding for MENRTEFSIDKSIINWKSQLSKKVNFTGDNINELESHLLDEIQGLKELGLNDEESFLVAIQRLGSIDQLTSEFSKVNQKVYFRSMVLPYLKGILMFIAFMTITELLTNTSILLVDKLGLNDSYYNWVSIGLLISLSIFPFALFYKKYKNENFNMRNFTNIPILVITIIVAKFLTIYSLITLTHSIEISSFGITRMNFGYFELFLATTILIASSVIFYVTKKDRTIKAAE
- a CDS encoding transposase; the protein is MYKNDGYVKRYSESFKLKVLAELTKGNHSKRQIALTYGIQSSTINVWIKKYDRKDLMNTRVTVQTDDELSRIKALQKELKQLKDLLIKKDLDKLVTDSYLEVAAENLGYRDVEELKKNLNIKP
- a CDS encoding SH3 domain-containing protein produces the protein MKSLPLIILFIISSNAIFSQEFKAGLIMPNEEFKLCCVYIPSSGLKIYDKPNGKTQGQIYLGKADDNNEFYTAIIEKNGIEKELEYQNLEMVGYEVMALVFVDSKFGFVKLNNGCWINSEELKSKNLRLISWMDYAIKKDTEWYANKPGLNLRKGPSTDFEKITTLKGDLFGIKLTAEKKGKWSKVKVTIYRKHPCSGEDNLVIKTYSGWIKLISEEETLNVWNYGKGC